In a genomic window of Erigeron canadensis isolate Cc75 chromosome 5, C_canadensis_v1, whole genome shotgun sequence:
- the LOC122601796 gene encoding LIM domain-containing protein WLIM2a-like — translation MAFTGTLEKCKVCEKTVYFLEMISADGINYHNTCFKCSQCNGKLTMSTYSSLEGVLFCKPHFEQKFKERGGLPKVTPAKPQETGKAPSRLAALFSGTQDKCAVCKKTVYPLEKVTVEGEFYHKGCFRCTQGGCFLTPSNYAALDGNLFCKPHFSQLFKEKGSYNHLKEAATIKKTGGTSTEEAQDDNQEASTETKESPKAEETAPEEEESQD, via the exons ATGGCATTCACAGGGACTCTAGAAAAATGCAAAGTTTGTGAAAAAACTGTGTATTTTCTCGAGATGATATCTGCTGATGGTATTAACTATCATAATACCTGCTTCAAATGTAGCCAATGCAATGGCAAACTTACG ATGAGCACCTACTCATCATTGGAAGGGGTACTATTTTGCAAGCCTCATTTTGAGCAAAAGTTTAAGGAAAGAGGAGGCCTTCCTAAAGTAACAC CTGCGAAACCACAAGAGACG GGAAAAGCCCCTAGTAGATTAGCTGCATTGTTTTCTGGCACTCAAGATAAATGTGCAGTTTGTAAGAAAACTGTATATCCTCTCGAAAAG GTAACTGTCGAAGGAGAGTTTTACCACAAAGGATGTTTTCGATGTACTCAAGGAGGTTGTTTTCTCACACCATCTAATTATGCTGCTTTAGATGGAAATCTATTCTGCAAGCCACATTTCTCCCAACTTTTCAAAGAGAAAGGTAGTTATAACCACCTTAAAGAAGCTGCTACGATAAAGAAAACCGGTGGAACGTCAACAGAAGAAGCGCAAGATGATAATCAAGAAGCATCAACGGAAACAAAAGAATCACCAAAAGCAGAAGAGACTGCtccagaagaagaagaatcacAAGACTAA
- the LOC122601797 gene encoding nuclear transcription factor Y subunit C-3-like: MRQAGTYSGILSGGGISGKTGPHLLPLARIKKIMKKSSVDVKMISGEAPLVFSKACELFIEELTKRSWNMTIQGKRRTLHKEDVASAVAATDVFDFLIDLVHPNAASHLDPNEDDSTIEKNL; the protein is encoded by the coding sequence ATGAGGCAAGCAGGGACGTATTCAGGAATTTTATCTGGAGGAGGGATATCGGGGAAAACTGGACCGCATTTGTTGCCATTGGCAAGGATCAAGAAGATCATGAAAAAATCAAGTGTGGATGTGAAGATGATCTCAGGAGAGGCACCACTCGTGTTCTCAAAAGCTTGTGAGCTTTTTATCGAGGAACTTACCAAGAGATCTTGGAACATGACTATCCAAGGCAAAAGAAGAACTCTACACAAAGAAGACGTTGCATCTGCAGTGGCGGCGACAGATGTCTTTGATTTCCTCATTGACTTGGTTCATCCTAACGCGGCTAGTCATCTTGATCCGAATGAAGATGATAGTACCATTGAAAAGAACCTATAG